The Kluyveromyces marxianus DMKU3-1042 DNA, complete genome, chromosome 6 genome window below encodes:
- the TCD2 gene encoding tRNA threonylcarbamoyladenosine dehydratase, whose translation MKSRKTFILDLNASSSHRLCLVITNSGESQNKTQLWTNKRRDFKAYSINDMGNDSWKLVAVTVAATVTTLKVAELAINSWNSRSSSSSSSAVGTETEKDVRLAKKLRESRGYDNSLYREQLARNYAFLGEEGMEKLKNQYFVVVGAGGVGSWVVTMLVRSGAHRIKIIDFDQVSLSSLNRHSCADLYDVGLPKVEVLKEHLKKIAPWCNIETCNELWTRENADRLIFGDGTPTFIIDCIDNIDTKVDLLEYAYKKDIPVIASMGAATKSDPTRINVGDLTTTEEDPLARSVRRRLKQRGIIKGIPTVFSAEKPDPRKAKLLPLPEDEFQKGNVGELSALKDFRVRILPVLGTMPGVFGLTIATWVLCKISGYPMEPIEGKNRIKLYDGIYQSLAGQMSRIGHPDQRVPVALSDVGYLVEEVWRGKSPISGYSTRLTLSKWDPKKPVSLQNVVVMTKDEQREHENRILLGNESFADVYSEEALAMIEKRFGEERYYSQFR comes from the coding sequence atgaaaagccGTAAAACTTTTATTTTGGATCTTAATgcaagctcatcgcatagATTGTGTTTAGTTATAACTAATAGTGGGGAAAGTCAGAACAAGACTCAACTTTGGACGAATAAGAGACGTGATTTTAAAGCATACTCGATCAACGATATGGGCAATGATAGTTGGAAACTTGTTGCTGTCACTGTAGCTGCTACAGTCACAACCCTTAAAGTAGCAGAGCTGGCTATCAATTCTTGGAATAGCCgttcatcatcatcatcatcatctgcaGTTGGAACTGAAACTGAAAAGGACGTCAGACTTGCAAAGAAACTACGAGAATCTAGAGGTTATGATAACTCCCTTTACAGAGAGCAACTTGCACGTAATTACGCCTTTTTGGGTGAAGAAGGTAtggaaaaattgaaaaatcaaTATTTCGTTGTAGttggtgctggtggtgTTGGATCATGGGTAGTTACAATGCTAGTTAGATCAGGAGCACATCGTATCAAGATAATTGATTTCGACCAGGTATCTCTATCTTCATTGAATAGACATAGTTGTGCCGATCTCTACGATGTTGGTTTGCCAAAAGTGGAAGTTTTGAAAGAGCatttaaagaaaattgCACCATGGTGCAACATCGAAACCTGCAATGAACTTTGGACCCGTGAAAATGCAGACCGTTTAATTTTTGGTGATGGCACACCTACTTTTATCATTGACTGTATTGACAATATTGACACTAAAGTAGACCTTTTGGAATACGCATACAAAAAAGATATCCCAGTCATTGCTTCTATGGGAGCTGCAACAAAGAGTGATCCAACCAGAATTAATGTAGGCGACTTAACAACCACTGAGGAAGATCCTCTTGCGCGTTCtgttagaagaagattgaaaCAAAGGGGAATTATCAAAGGTATTCCAACGGTCTTTAGTGCTGAAAAACCTGATCCAAGGAAGGCAAAATTATTACCGCTTCCTGAAGACGAATTCCAGAAAGGTAATGTTGGTGAATTAAGTGCTCTCAAAGACTTCCGTGTAAGAATACTTCCAGTTTTGGGGACTATGCCAGGTGTGTTTGGTCTGACAATCGCTACGTGGGTCTTGTGTAAGATTAGTGGTTATCCAATGGAGCCAATTGAAGGTAAAAACAGAATCAAGCTTTATGATGGTATTTACCAATCTTTGGCAGGACAAATGAGTCGTATCGGACACCCTGACCAAAGAGTTCCAGTTGCTTTAAGTGATGTTGGTTACCTCGTAGAGGAGGTTTGGAGAGGAAAGTCCCCTATCAGTGGTTATTCGACCAGATTGACTTTATCTAAGTGGGATCCAAAAAAACCAGTTAGTTTGCAAAATGTTGTCGTCATGACCAAAGACGAACAGAGAGAACATGAAAATCGTATTTTATTAGGCAATGAATCTTTTGCTGATGTTTATTCGGAGGAAGCATTAGCCATGATTGAAAAAAGATTTGGTGAGGAAAGATACTACTCACAATTCAGATGA
- the LEU5 gene encoding coenzyme A transporter, with the protein MSTNVGKKTAGSLDMKQQNTGDTSAKRILPRASEGAYTNKQNLDYILKSGLAGGVAGSCAKTLIAPLDRIKILFQTSNPHYVKYAGSFQGLLNAGVHIWSREGMRGFFQGHSATLLRIFPYAAVKFIAYEQIRNIIIPSKEYETHFRRLCSGSLAGLCSVFCTYPLDLIRVRLAYVTEHHKVRVWPLIKKIYQEPASQSLSSKSYIPNWFAHWCNFYRGYIPTVIGMIPYAGVSFFAHDLFHDILRHPLIAPYSVLRVDDLDADDFEVEVQKTNSGKKIPLNTWAELLAGGLAGMTSQTAAYPFEIIRRRLQVGAVTNPLEHKFTSMPEMAKIIFHERGWRGFFVGLSIGYIKVTPMVACSFFVYERMKWYMNI; encoded by the coding sequence ATGTCAACCAATGTTGGGAAAAAGACAGCGGGCAGCTTGGATATGAAACAACAGAATACTGGAGATACGAGCGCCAAGCGTATTCTTCCGCGAGCAAGCGAAGGTGCTTACACAAATAAGCAAAATTTGGACTACATTCTGAAATCAGGGCTTGCAGGAGGTGTGGCAGGATCATGTGCAAAGACGTTGATTGCACCTTTAGATCGTATAAAGATTCTCTTTCAAACCTCTAATCCACACTATGTTAAGTATGCGGGGTCTTTCCAGGGGTTGCTGAACGCTGGCGTGCATATCTGGTCTAGAGAAGGGATGCGTGGGTTTTTTCAAGGCCACTCCGCGACGTTGCTGAGAATATTCCCGTACGCAGCCGTTAAATTCATTGCATACGAACAAATAAGAAACATCATCATACCGAGCAAGGAATACGAAACACATTTCAGAAGACTTTGTTCGGGATCTCTTGCAGGCTTGTGCTCTGTCTTTTGCACGTACCCATTAGATCTTATCAGAGTAAGGTTGGCCTACGTAACTGAACACCACAAAGTTAGAGTATGGCCattgataaagaaaatttACCAAGAGCCTGCGTCACAGTCATTAAGTTCAAAGTCCTATATCCCCAACTGGTTTGCTCACTGGTGCAACTTTTATCGCGGATATATTCCTACCGTCATTGGTATGATACCTTATGCCGGCGTTTCATTCTTTGCACACGACCTTTTCCATGACATATTGAGGCATCCGCTCATTGCGCCTTACTCTGTTCTTCGAGTAGATGATTTGGATGCAGATGACTTCGAGGTTGAGGTACAAAAAACTAATTCGGGAAAAAAGATTCCTCTTAATACTTGGGCTGAATTACTAGCCGGTGGTCTTGCGGGCATGACTTCACAAACCGCTGCTTATCCTTTTGAGATTATCAGAAGAAGGCTTCAAGTAGGAGCGGTGACTAATCCACTTGAGCATAAATTCACTTCAATGCCCGAAATGGCAAAGATTATTTTCCATGAACGAGGATGGAGAGGTTTCTTCGTTGGCTTAAGTATAGGTTACATCAAGGTGACTCCGATGGTTGCATGTTCGTTTTTCGTTTATGAGAGAATGAAGTGGTATATGAAtatatga
- the CTP1 gene encoding Ctp1p, with amino-acid sequence MSSDTKPKVDPFHSFLAGAIAGAIEASITYPFEFAKTRLQLIDKSSKASRNPLVLIYNTGKVHGISSIYVGCPAFIVGNTAKAGIRFLGFDTIKNLLRDKKTGELSGFRGVIAGLGAGLLESVVAVTPFEAIKTALIDDKQSATPKYQNNGKGMLRNYAKLISDQGFIGLYRGVLPVSMRQAANQAVRLGCYNKIKTMVQDYTNVPKDKPLSSGLTFIVGAFSGIVTVYTTMPIDTVKTRMQSLDSTKYTSTINCFATIFKEEGLKTFWKGATPRLGRLILSGGIVFTIYEKVLTILA; translated from the coding sequence ATGTCAAGCGATACTAAGCCTAAGGTAGATCCgttccattcttttcttgctgGGGCAATTGCCGGTGCAATTGAAGCTTCGATTACTTATCCATTTGAATTTGCGAAGACCAGACTTCAATTGATCGATAAATCAAGCAAGGCTTCTAGAAACCCATTGGTCTTGATATACAACACAGGGAAGGTCCATGGGATATCGTCTATCTATGTTGGTTGTCCGGCCTTTATTGTTGGTAACACAGCGAAGGCGGGTATAAGATTTCTTGGTTTCGATACTATCAAGAATCTTCTTCGAGACAAGAAAACTGGGGAACTAAGCGGTTTCAGAGGAGTCATCGCTGGTTTAGGTGCCGGTTTGTTGGAGTCTGTGGTTGCAGTGACTCCATTCGAGGCAATCAAGACGGCGTTGATCGATGACAAGCAGTCCGCTACTCCGAAGTACCAGAATAATGGCAAAGGTATGCTTCGCAACTACGCGAAACTTATCTCGGACCAGGGCTTCATAGGTTTGTACAGAGGTGTTTTACCGGTTTCTATGAGACAGGCTGCGAACCAGGCCGTTAGATTGGGTTGTTACAACAAGATTAAGACGATGGTCCAAGATTACACAAATGTTCCAAAAGACAAGCCGCTAAGCTCGGGGCTTACTTTTATAGTAGGGGCGTTTAGTGGGATTGTGACTGTATACACGACGATGCCTATCGATACCGTGAAAACCAGAATGCAGTCTTTGGACTCTACTAAGTATACGTCCACCATTAACTGTTTTGCAAccattttcaaagaagagggTTTGAAAACCTTCTGGAAAGGTGCCACCCCTCGTCTAGGAAGATTGATCTTGTCTGGTGGTATCGTGTTTACCATATACGAGAAGGTTTTGACCATCTTAGCATAA
- the BSD2 gene encoding Bsd2p, with amino-acid sequence MSERSELVEGSSSVTLSPEDSVSQSQSQSQSQSLLRSDSETVGDSTEPGSRLVRMNENFQQHLNYVARKFNILDRLFRRGSSSEQAMRLQVGASSDGVFSNLTAKPERNSGNVNVEQDKPPTYDEAAADMAPPYYGIDDDGVGLYYNEICIDGLPVGNIFNFLWNVVVSFSFQFVGFLLTYILHTSHAARQGSRFGLGITFIGYGYSMIPNNVSGKIGKDKDLDRLEFDNPDSYEEIRLYDSTPTQDEFQSGLSHGVVEKTRHTPALAVFVIILGGFIVLKSVWDYIKVKRMESRFLQDANAAAEV; translated from the coding sequence ATGTCGGAACGTTCTGAATTGGTGGAAGGATCATCTTCTGTGACTTTGTCACCCGAAGACTCGGTTTCACAGTCACAGTCGCAATCACAATCACAATCGCTATTGCGGTCTGATTCAGAGACGGTGGGCGATTCTACAGAGCCTGGGTCGAGGTTGGTACGAATGAATGAGAATTTTCAGCAGCATTTGAATTATGTTGCGAGGAAGTTCAACATTTTAGATAGACTGTTTCGCCGTGGAAGTTCAAGTGAACAAGCGATGCGTTTGCAAGTTGGGGCCAGTTCGGACGGTGTGTTTAGCAATTTGACTGCGAAACCGGAGAGGAATAGTGGCAACGTGAATGTAGAGCAGGACAAGCCTCCTACATACGATGAGGCAGCGGCAGATATGGCTCCTCCATACTATGGGATTGATGACGACGGTGTTGGTTTGTACTATAATGAAATTTGCATTGATGGGTTGCCCGTTGGGAACATATTCAATTTCCTATGGAATGTGGTAGTGAGTTTCAGCTTCCAGTTTGTTGGGTTCTTATTGACTTACATTCTACACACGTCACATGCGGCTAGACAAGGGTCTAGGTTCGGTCTAGGTATCACTTTTATTGGATACGGATATTCGATGATACCGAACAACGTTTCCGGGAAGATTGGCAAGGACAAAGACTTGGATAGATTGGAGTTTGACAACCCGGACTCTTACGAAGAAATACGTCTATACGATAGCACACCTACACAGGACGAGTTCCAGTCTGGATTATCGCACGGTGTGGTAGAAAAGACGCGGCATACACCAGCTCTTGCCGTGTTTGTGATTATTTTGGGTGGGTTTATCGTATTAAAGAGTGTTTGGGATTATATCAAGGTCAAGCGTATGGAATCACGTTTCCTCCAAGACGCTAACGCTGCTGCGGAGGTATGA